A portion of the Stigmatella aurantiaca DW4/3-1 genome contains these proteins:
- a CDS encoding response regulator: MADPTPSTSSGKMLILVVEKDPHVRELEAHFLSQAGYSVEFVSDGQSALEQAQQLLPDIVITEILVPKLDGLALCRKLKATPQTRHISILIFSILAASGRAQEAGADAFLMKPLAEHRLITTVRGLLEHRSHPLTEAP; encoded by the coding sequence ATGGCCGATCCGACCCCATCCACTTCCAGTGGGAAGATGCTCATCCTCGTGGTGGAGAAGGATCCACACGTGCGCGAGCTGGAGGCTCACTTCCTCTCGCAGGCCGGCTACTCCGTCGAGTTCGTCTCGGACGGCCAGTCCGCGCTGGAGCAAGCCCAGCAGCTGCTGCCGGACATCGTCATCACCGAGATTCTCGTCCCCAAGCTGGATGGCCTGGCGCTCTGCCGGAAGCTGAAAGCGACCCCTCAGACGCGCCACATCTCCATCCTCATCTTCAGCATCCTCGCGGCCAGTGGCCGTGCCCAGGAAGCCGGCGCGGATGCCTTCCTCATGAAGCCCCTGGCCGAGCATCGATTGATCACGACGGTCCGAGGCCTCTTGGAGCACCGTTCCCATCCCCTCACCGAGGCACCATGA